TATTTTGATTGGGTGTAAAAGGAGCTTCTCTGTCTTCGCAAGCAAAGATGGGTCATGGCTcaccactttgtgccaaatttcatgagaAAATTGTCAAACTATTCAAAATTCACAATACTCAATGCAAGATTGCAAAGAATTGAAGTCTTTCACCATCTACCATAATACTGTGAAAAGATTCagggaatccagagaaatctcagTCTGTGTTGGGCAAGGCCGTTGAATGTGCATGACCTTTGAGCCCTCAAATGAGAAACGATCATGTTACCGTGTCAAATATAGACACATGGGCTCAGGAGTACTTTGGAAAACCGTTTTCAATTAACACAGTCTGACGCTGCATCAAGAAATGCAATTCAAATCTCTGTTACATAAGGAGAAAGCTATACGTCTGTTCAGTGCAGAGCTGCTGCAGAGTTCTCTGGGCCTGCAGCTCATCTCAAATGGTCTaaaagacagtggaaatgtgtgctgtggtcagatgagtccacggttcagcttgtttttgcaaaaaacagACATCGAGTTCTCAGTCTCAAAGATGAAAGTGACCATCCAGACTTTCATTAGCGAcaggtgcaaaagcaaacatctgtTATGGTATGGAGGTGCATCAGTGCAAACGGCATGAGTGACTTGCATATGTGTGAAGGAATCATTGACGTGGAGGTGTATGTTGGGATTGTACAGAGACATAAACTGCCATCAAGATGACATCTTTCCTGGGAAGCAAAACAATGCCAGGCCTCACTCTGCATGTGCTACATCAGAGTGGTTTCTTAGACAAGACTGTTTCAACCCCCTCTCTCTTGCTACAAGGGCCATTTGGAAGGCACAAAGGTGTTGATAGTGATCAAGGCCTATAGGCCATGATGTGTGTACACTGGGGCCCTATGAATTGTCACACCTTGACAGTGGGGGAAGTTTTAATCTATGTCTCACATTTgggtttcagtcacatggtcaaggaagagataaaagaagattgtaactgttgctctggGTATTTTATTCCCTGCCTCTTTTTCTGGGCTCTCTTATTTTCGCTGGGGCTTCTTTGCTTTGGctctttcttctcttttctaaagtctctctctctctctctctctctctctctctctctctctctctctcccccccccccccttcctATCTCTCAGGtaacatatactgtatgctGGGTACGATTAATGGTATAACTTATCATCATCTCATACATCTGTTTTGTAAGTGTAACCATAACCAGATATTTTCATTAAACCCTTTCAATTACAAATGATGGGATAACTAGTTGATTTTGTATTAACATTTATGTTCTACatattgcaatataatataGTCAGATATAGCAAtgctctcccacatattttgctattataaCTGCGCTTATTTACGTCATTGGTATACAGTGgatccggaaagtattcacagcgcttcacttattccacattttgttattccaaaagggatgaaattcattattttcctcaaaattctacaaacaatacctcataatgacaatgtgaaagaagtttgtttgaaatctttgcaaatttattaaaaataaaaaactaaaaattcaCATGTAaataagtattcacagcctttgccatgacactcaaaattgagctcaggtgcatcctgtttccactgaccatccttgagatgtttctacaacttgcttggagtccacctgtggtaaattcagttgattggacatgatttggaaaggcacacacccgtctatataaggtcccacagttaacagtgcatgtcagagcacaaaccaagcaatgaagtccaaggaattgtctgtagacctcCAAGACAGGATTGTATCGAGGCACTGATCTGGGGAAGGGTACAGAAAAATTTCTGCAGCATTGAAGGTCCCAATGAGCACAGCGGCCTCCATCATCTgtaaatggaagaagtttggaaccaccaggactcttcctagagTGGGCCGCCTGGCCAAACTGAGTGATCAGGGGAGAAGGGCCTTAGTTagggaggtgaccaagaacccgatggtcactctgacagagctccagcatttctctgtggagacaggagaaccttccagaagaacaaccatctctATAGCACTCGAccaatcaggcctgtatggtaGAGCGGCCAGACAGaagccactcctcagtaaaaggcacTGTCGCTGTGCACCGACGctccccatccaacctgatggagcttgagaggtcctataaagaagaatgggagaaagtgcccaaaaataggtgtgccaagcttgtagcgtcatactcaaaaagacttgaggctgtaattggtgccaaCGGTGCttcaacaaaatattaagcaaaggctgtgaatacttatgtacatgtgagatatatatatatatatatatatatatataatattattattattattattttattattattttttttttaataaatttgcaaagatttcaaaccaATGTctttcatgttgtcattatgaggtattgtttgtagaatgttgaggaaaataatgaatttaatcccttttggaataaggctgtaacatagcaaaatgtggaaaaagtgaagcgctgaATACTTTCCAGATGCACTGTAAGTAGCAGTGGGTGGCAATAGACAAGAAATGTGCAGTTTTCTACCAGCTTGCTGATAACCTTTCTCTAGACATATGGCAATCCTGCAGCCTGAACCACTGTAGGCAGACTACCCATAaaacacagtggtaaacattcctctgtcccaacttttttggagtgtatTGCatccatcaaaatcaaaaatttgtttatatttacaaaatacaatcaagttggtcagtgaaaacattggacatattttctttgtacatttgtcagttaaataaaggttgAAGAGAATTagcaaatcacagattcttgattttattgctttttacaaaatgtcccaacttttctggaaatggggttgtatttaaataaaagtttatttattttaatttttattcatttattcaattaatcaaatgtttatcaaattaattaattaatttatttatttatttatttatttttcactccTTTGTGGCCCCAGGGGGTCCctggaccccagtttgaaaaaCCCTGCTCTAGAGAGTGATGCAGGGATGACATAGCCTATTTGTTTAGCATGAAAAGATGtagggcttgattttgtccatggggaattgattggatggttggatgaTAGTGGTTTGCTACTGGTGGATCTCACGTGAGTCAGTgtcaggttgccccgccctcgcgccagtaaacacttcactagaagagaagagaagttgCTGCTAGAAGGAGgggaagttttatttaaatgaaagataataatctataataaatactgcaaaattaaaaaacaaaaaacaaaagaactgTCGGTTTTGATATACAGACATGAGaggtctgtttttatttatatatatttaatctattatttatatagaattatataaattatttataatataaggctatataatatataatttaatattaatcttATAATTAGATAAGtccatgtaaatgtaaatctcattcattcattcattcattcatatgcCAAGCACGCCAGGATGTTGTGAGCCACGATATGACATAATTACGTCAAGACGTAATTTAAAAGAATCACTGAATCGCAACTAACTGTTCAAAAGAACCGATTCGCGGAAACGAGCCGGACCTCCAGTCTCTGCTACGAGAAACGTCATTGGGCGGAGTTTCACTAGACGTATTAAAGCGTATCCGAGCGCTCTTTTCTGTCCTGTAGAGAGAACCACGTGTGACTGAACGGTTATAACCTGCGCAACTCTCTCAGTTAAGaactttacagtaaaaacaacattCAGTCATGGTGAAGCTTGCCAAGGTAagatatctgcaaacatattctAACAATTTAATGTATCACTTAAAGTTTTAAAGGGGGTCAAAATGcgaattttatgtttttcattttattgccTGTAACGGGAAGGCCCACATGTGCGACACATGTATTTCGATCCTAAGTATTTATAGCGTTGTTATGTAAACTCCAAAattgtaaatttgttttttttaatgttaaatagtGACGTATAAAATGAGCTAATTTatctgtaatatatttttgttgttgtctttttttcccGTTCACGCGGGCTTATCACGCTTGTCCATTTAGTAGGCCTCAGCTGACATGCATTAagaatatttaagttttactttgaCACTTTTGTAGTgttgtacaaaaaaaacaaccagGGTTGGTTAGCGAGATTTGTGGCGCTTTTAGAGTGTCGTGGTTTTGCTTTAACTCGTATATCCGCCATGTGGACCGTGTAGCGACGTAGCCCGATGCTAAACGCCTCCATTTTGGTTCTTTGAAGTGAATGAGCAGACATTTAACACACTGCATTAAACTACATCGTGTTGTTAATGCATATTACACGATTTCCACGAGTATAATATGTGAGCATGACGCAATTATTGCTTGAACAAGCATGTTATGCCAAAGactttaaatgtacttttctGGGTAGCAAGCATGTGGGTTTTCCACGTGTAACGTGAACCCCACGTGGGGTTGTACACGCGTTGTTTCACGCGCAGTGCTTTGATTTTTGAATCGTCCTTTCGAGACCCAgactttaactttttttttttttttttttgggttttgttttggttttttttttttttttcattttggctgtgtATTATGCGTTGTAAAACGCACACAAGCATTTGTAATAACCAAAACGAATGCCTCGTGGCTTTTGAATTATCCACCAAATctccacaaaaatgttttggcaattttgttgtgttgtatgcgtttcagttaaaataaattgtttttgacCAATAtaagttttattattttcattgatTTCCATTGTTCAGTTAAATGTTAGTAATCataaagcatgtctaattatttGGAGTCATGAAACTTCTTACAATTAAGTTTAacaatggtttttttttttttttttttaaggcccTATGAAGTGTTATTTCTCAATTTCCCCTGTTTTCTTTTAttcggttttttttttctctgttcaattttaatggtttaataatCAAAGCATGTGTAAtcaattttattcataaattaaCAACTACACACTTTGacaatttctgaaaaaaaaatagtgtcaaTCAAGTGAAGgcaacaaattaatttaaaaccctttataatgtaatcaaatgtatattCTACTTAAgtcaaacaaatatttttaatattttaatattacttttgagGTACATTCTACTCTACAACAGGAATAAATTTGTCACAATTTCCTTAAGTTAacctgaacttttattttggggtgTCGTTTTGAAGACTTGAAACATTTCATCCAAAATTTGccaaaaacttaatttttatgACTAAATTCTGCAATTTCTGTCTGTTTGCAGGCAACTAAAAAAACGCCTTTGAAGAAAAAGGCACCTCCACCTCCCAAAGAAGTGGAAGAGGAATCCAATGAGGAGGACACTGATGATGAAGAGGTGAGGAGTTGATTAAATGGGTCATTCTGCAAATAAAGAAGttgttgcatatttaaactagTTAAATTTCAGCAGGCACCACCGGTCAAAGCTGCAGCAAAGAAGAATGCAGCTCCAGTAAAGGCAGTAAAAAATGGAAAAGCCGCCGCCAAAcaggaggatgatgatgatgatgacgacgaCGATGAAGAATCTGgtaagcagatttttttttcttttttttttccccatgatGGTTTTCTTAATGCAATACTCTTAATCTGAAGGTTAAAATCTAATTTGTATCTTTCTCTTCCCAATAGAAGAGGAAGCTCCTCCTCCAAAGAAGACCATGCCTGCTAAAGCAGCACCCACTGCCAAGGCAACCCCTGCCAAGAAAGCAGCACCTGCTGAGGAGTCTAGTGATGATGGTATGAAAACTCTGAGGCAGAATAGTATGTTAatctattttcattttgatgaaccaATATCAAATCATAAATCCCaagaatgtgttttttatttttttttttatttatttttttttttttgtcgacGTTTGCGTGAACAATACTTGTAGCGCACCATCCAGTAGCATAGCTAACAAGCtttgtgttacttttgatatgaattAGTCTCAGGTTTCTAAATTCATAATTATCTTTGTGGTGCGCTATAGCACCTAAGCTCAAGCTgcacgtgaaccgatcatctcttcctctttattACTGGTTAtagcaccaaataaacatgaatatctggggggtattccagaaagcatgGTTAACTTACCGTCCCATATACCCTGAACTCTCggttgattaacccaaaccttgCTTACTTGAGGTATGCTGGTTCCAAAAAGGCGTCCGGGTGTAAGTTCAGCCAACCCAGAGTATccctgcgttccattcggaagggctcatccctatgccctaatcccttcaaagggtttactCTCTGGAGTGAGAATTTCAAAGGAttgaagggtgtaggggtcacaaactttttttttttttttttttttcctcctcgaACGCACTTCTGCAtcatcttaacgagacaatcaGGGAGGAGTAGATTGTCCAAGCTGCGCCTAAatcccgggatacactgcacgatttttgccATCCtttaagatcattacaaatcacactgcgACATGGATCCATTGAACTTGGGCACGACATGCGTGTaaactgtacgatgatgacacctattgactcgtaggctatgatgcaagtttctatagaagaatataACGTCATCAGCATACGCTAGTAAACAAAAataccatgttgaatcacactttggcagttgtagattttgtgtgctgaaaataaaaaggaagtgGCAAAATAAGAAGGGGAAAAGAACTTGAGGTAAGTgggttttaagttttagtgccGTGTCGCATTGATTTCATGTCGcgtttttattggctggtcagtagacgtaggtcgtagcacCAAACGcactgtgcgttgatcatgctgaatttctgacactgtcagaaaatgattgtaggctatctttggtcgcaaaaCCAGGAAAACGGCCagctttgaacctctctcactgtacaacATAaggccacgatcacagaaatcatcacgattgtttcacgatggcaatctttcgtctgggacagccaaaaatcatgCAGTGTATCCTGGgcttaaaatgtttacttttttttttttttttggtttatctctccatattatatattgtctatgtattttaaacatttgaatggaccgataaagggagctgtaaagtgtttttgttgaagtacggtgtcgttttgaccataatgtaccaaatctaacttaatattacagtaatagaGAGATACTAGGctttacatacatttataggtaaaattgAACTCCGAAcctcctgtacccattctgtgacgccaaacaacttccctgtgcaaaggatcatgggggcccgaagtgtccatcagttgtaccctttgAAATCATTCCGAAGGGCCACTTGAaggcagctttttttttttttttttttttttttttttaaatccttaaattataattgaatatttaaagatggaggcaattttatgtttagttttctccctcctgctgtaccgaaccgtgacttcaataccgaggtaTGTACTGAACCGGAAtcaattattctgcttatactGCGGTTAAAACACCTCAAGGCTCTATtccgatgttgtatttcaagataTTTGTCAGATTtctgtccttaaaacactcttgtgtgtgggactaatttcttacgcatctcatcccaagcctccgttgctaattctAAAAcaatttcagaactagtaacgaaggcttGAGTCTTGATAGCAGTATAATACCGTTGATACAGTtaacgcagagagagagagagaaaataagcagcatatgtgaattagcctacctgatctggggtgcgtttcccaaaagcatcgttagccaactatggtcgtaagtcccattgaactcttgGTAACaatggaacttgcgaccatagttcgctttgggaaacgcacccctgtgCGTCTCTAACGGCAGCATTGTCTCTACCAATAGCGAAACTAAGTTCATCTCAAGAACCACACCGTTATTACCTCACTGGCAAGTCATGTATCTTAAGTTGCTAGACCAAATTCGTCAGAGCAGGCGCTGACCAAACGTTTGTGCGAGTGTGTCCGTACTAGACGGTAAgttatgtgtgtatgtttgaaaGCGAGAGTAAgcgctttcaggacacaatgTATTTTGTGGCACAACacaatttgtcattttcatcctatttactatatttatttgcttggtctgtgtcgttgtgtgtttttggttcttttgcggttgtaggctgtaaggacctattgaaataactgaaaacattttgcAAAGTGATAAAGAACtgcaatgcggtcaagacctgctagaactactttagccatgtgtttccctgaaaatcagattcgagcattcaacatcCCCGTAGTATAAATCTGTTAATTAAAACACATCTGAAAGTGGAGGTTATCCGCTTGCTTACTCTTGAACATACCCCGGTTTGTCATACAagctgctttctggaatacccccaGAAAGAGTGTCGGAAGATGTGGTACAATTTACCGAAACGAGTATCTGTAGTTAACAAGAACAATGAACTCTACAGGGGAGAAAAACAACTTTGCTGTCCAAAGTGCTTCACAATTTAATTTCTAACAATTCTATTTTCATTTCCTGTCTTGTATAGATGAATCGGAAGAAGAGGCACCACCACCCAAGAAGGGTGCACCTGCAAAAGCCACACCGGCGAAGAAAGCCACTCCTGCGAAGAAAGCTGCTTCTGCTGAGGAGTCAGACAGCGATGATGGTATGAAATATTCTAATTATACACCAAAGACTGCCTACCGTCATATTTAAATCAAGTCATTATTTTCACTGGGAGCATGCCTTTTTGTGTAAATGACTGTCTAAACTTGCGTTCCTTTGTAGATGAATCTGAAGAGGAAGAAGCTCCACCTCCTAAAAAGGCTGCAGCCGCTAAACCTGCAGGCAAAGTGCTTGCCGCAAAAGCACCCGCAGCCAAAGAGGAATCggatgatgacgatgatgatgacgatgatggtatgtctttttttttttttctttttttttaaagatatttatttttacacgTCTCAAATGTGATATTTATCGGCTATTATACATTCAGAAGAAGAGGAAATGGACACGACTCCTGCGCCCAAAGCCTCTGCCAAAAAGGCAGGAATGGTGAAAGCAAAAGAGGAATCTGAAGATGACGACGACGACGATGACGACGACGACGAGGAACAAGGTAGGACCataaagctgtttttgtacCATTTAATTTATACTTTCATGGCTTTGTATTTTTGGAGCTTGGCAGACTTAGTTGCCGACCCTGCAAATGCTTGTTTttgacaagttttttttttataaagttaacGTGTTCTGGGTTTTGTGCTCCAGAAACCCCTGTCACTCCAGGGAAGAGGAAGGCAGAGACTAAAAAAGAGAAGGGAACACCACCAGCTAAGAAAGTTAAAACTGATGGCGAGGGTGAGACTTGCATTCTATATACTTTATTTCTTGTGCATTTAACTACATATGATGATCAAAAGGGACTTAATACTGATGTATGTGATGTCACCTTTTTGTGAATTCTGATGCTGtttaaggggggaaaaaaggtgGATTTCTTTGTCATGGTATGGTAATCTTACCTTGGTTTTAAATTTTCAGGTTTCAGTGTCTTTTTGGGCAACTTGAACCAAAATAAAGACTTTGATGAACTTAAATCTGCAATCTCCAAGTTCTTCTCAAAGGAAGGCCTTGAAATTCAGGACGTGCGACTTGGTGGGACCAAGTaaggaggttttttttttttttttattttatttttttttttttttttataaattttattttagtcaAATTTGTTATGTGAAACATTGTGGACTCTTGAATGAAGCTTCCTACTTTCTTTTGAAGGAAATTTGGCTACGTTGACTTTTCATCAGAAGAAGAGTTGCAGAAGGCTTTAGAGCTCAATGGCAAGAAGCTGATGGGTCTGCCGCTGAAACTCGACAGGGCGAGAAGCAAGGAGAACTCCCAGGAAAACAAAAAGGGTAAGGACCTACAGCTGCCACTTTGAACGTTAAGCCGACAATGTCTAGAAATGATGACAGCTTATCACTTACCTGAACTCCTATGTGGAAATTAAGATGGTCAAGTACTGATCTGGATCCATCACTATGTTGTATGTTAACACTGAGCTTGCAGAAGCCAACGTTTTATCGTTTTTCTTCCCTCAGAGAGAGATTCACGCACTTTGTTTGTAAAGAACCTTCCGTACTCCATAACACAAGATGAACTGAGGGAAGTCTTTGACCAGGCTGTTGATATTAGAGTACCAATGGGCAACAACGGTTCTAGCCGAGGGTAAGACTAATCCATGACTGTTCGCGTTCTAACGCATATTGTTTCAAACAAATGGTTCACTGACGTCCTCCGCTTCGGCAACAGAATCGCCTACGTTGAGTTCAAGACAGAGGAAATTGCTGAGAAGATGCTGGAGGAGGCACAAGGAGCAGATGTTCAGGGCCGTTCTATCATGGTTGACTTCACAGGAGAAAAGAGTCGGCAGGGCGGGAGATGTGAGTAATGATGCAATCTAGGTGTCTCTGTTCCTGCAGTTTGGCTCTAGACTAAATCTGTTTTAGTTCTCATCTGTCCTAGTTTTGTGTTATCATGAATGCTAAGAGCACTCTTGTTTTCTAGCCCATTCAGCCCCTAGTTCTACAAGCAAAGTCCTTGTCGTGAACAATCTATCATTCAACGCAACTGAAGATTCCCTCCAGAGTGTGTTTGAGAAGGCAGTGTCCATCAGAATACCACAGAACAACGGCAGGGCGAAGGGGTACGCCAGTTGCTTCATTAATGTCATTAAGGATGTGTAGGCATATATTGACTATATGTATCAAAGTACTGACTGTGATACttagttggtactgaaattttaaaaatgtgaccctttgagcgctgttgagcagattcgtaaacacctgaTTGGCCGTTGTTCACGTGCTCATTGGATATGAATGTGATTGGCTGCAATGTTCAACGCATGGGAGCGtatgaaagcacacggaagtgtttgaaaagTTGAATTTGAAAGCAAGATAAATTAAAAGGAGTgagcaaagatgagcataaccGATGTCCCCTgcatatgcagattgatatttagaattttttttttttttttttttttttttttccccttcacaCGAACATTTAGgtatttaatagaataaaacgCCTATAACAATGTGAACTAGGTAGTTTCGCTGATTACCTTttaaaagtccatagatatACCATCAGTTCATACTGCTGTTAACACTTTATATGCTAGACTTCCATTTCTTTAGCTGCTGTAGGTAAAAAATTAGTATAACAAAGTATAACTAGCAAATGAAACCActtacactgtaaaacagtgGGTTTACGATTAAAAGttcaaatattgtaaaataccagtttgcaatgtCAAGCAGCATACATAAGGCTTCTTTCCTTTGTTTTtccaatacacaaaaaaaaaaaaaaagcgagtGATACTGAAAGCCAGACAAATTCAACTTAATGGCTGCTACCACTCTTACAATGAATATGGTGGATTGGTTGGCCAGTTTTCTTCGCAGTGCTAAGAACATTAAGTAAAATGTTGTATTGATGCATGCAGGTTTTCATGTTGGTCTGAATAGACTCATTAGCAACCGTTCATTCAAgtaaaatgtttattgcatCAAATATTGGACCAGATATGTTGTAGTGAACAGGCCATAAAGTTGGATGCACATTTTGGGTGTTTTTGCCCACTTATTGGACTGGTGTAATGTCTTGtgttgggggttttttttttttctcctagaTTTGCATTTTTGGAGTTTGAGAGCATGGAGGATGCCAAGGAGGCACTGGAGAATTGTAACAACACAGACATTGAAGGCAGAAGCATCAGATTAGAGTACAGTCAGAACGAGAGAGAGCGAGGCGGTGGAAGAGGAAACTCTGGTTTGTAGATTGCTTTTGACtgaagttatatatatatatatatatatatatatatatatatatatatatatatatatatatatatatatatatatatatatatatatatatatatatatatatataaattaagtgccaactttttttttttttcttttaaacccACTCTATTTAGGACCTACAAAAACCCTGTTTGTCAAAGGTCTGTCAGAAGAGACCACAGATCAGACTCTGAAAGATTCTTTTGAAGGCGCCGTCGCTGCCAGAGTTGCCATGGACAGAGAAACCGGATCGTCAAAAGGGTACTATGTTTGATTCTCTCGCAAACCATGATTTTTGCTTCTCATGAGCTCCTCTCTGTCAGTTCAGTGGCGGTGTATGGATTCGCAAGAGAAGTAGATTCAAATTCACACTTAAACAGGTGTTTCCAGATGTTATATTGGAACATACCCATGTCTGATGTGAGACATTTTAAGCAGTTTAGATCTAGAAACTGCTGCTGTTTGTCCTCCTGAGTGTTTACCAAATACGGTTTCCTCCCTCAGTTTTGGTTTCGTAGACTTCGATAGTGAAGAAGACTGCAAGGCAGCCAAAGAAGCCATGGATGATGGAGAGATTGATGGAAGCAAGGTCACTCTGGACTATGCTAAGCCCAAGGGAGAGGGCGGCCGAGGGGGTGGTTTCGGAGGCAGAGGTGGTTTTGGAGGACGAGGTGGCGGACGGGGTGGTTTCGGTGGCCGAGGAGGCGGTAGAGGAGGCGGCTTCaggggaggacgaggaggaagGGGTGGTGGCTTCAGAGGAGGGAGAGGCGGTAGGTGTCATCtgatttatttgattcaaaaaCATCATTTGTAATGGAAAAATGCTATACTGTACTATTTAATGTTCTGAAGCACCAAAATGGCTTGTTGGCACCACCTACAATATTTCAAAGTTTCatgtatgaaattcagtagTCTTGTGTAACTTCTCAAATTCAGCAGTGTGCTGGTCTGAATGTTTTAACATTACTAAATTTTTatgatgtaaaattaaaaagaaaaaattcttttttttttttttttttttttttttctctcttcatcAGGTGGACGAGGTGGATTTGGGGACAGGCCACAAGGAAAGAAGACTAAGTTTGATTAAATCTGTAATT
The DNA window shown above is from Ctenopharyngodon idella isolate HZGC_01 chromosome 10, HZGC01, whole genome shotgun sequence and carries:
- the ncl gene encoding nucleolin isoform X4; protein product: MVKLAKATKKTPLKKKAPPPPKEVEEESNEEDTDDEEQAPPVKAAAKKNAAPVKAVKNGKAAAKQEDDDDDDDDDEESEEEAPPPKKTMPAKAAPTAKATPAKKAAPAEESSDDDESEEEAPPPKKGAPAKATPAKKATPAKKAASAEESDSDDDESEEEEAPPPKKAAAAKPAGKVLAAKAPAAKEESDDDDDDDDDEEEEMDTTPAPKASAKKAGMVKAKEESEDDDDDDDDDDEEQETPVTPGKRKAETKKEKGTPPAKKVKTDGEGFSVFLGNLNQNKDFDELKSAISKFFSKEGLEIQDVRLGGTKKFGYVDFSSEEELQKALELNGKKLMGLPLKLDRARSKENSQENKKERDSRTLFVKNLPYSITQDELREVFDQAVDIRVPMGNNGSSRGIAYVEFKTEEIAEKMLEEAQGADVQGRSIMVDFTGEKSRQGGRSHSAPSSTSKVLVVNNLSFNATEDSLQSVFEKAVSIRIPQNNGRAKGFAFLEFESMEDAKEALENCNNTDIEGRSIRLEYSQNERERGGGRGNSGPTKTLFVKGLSEETTDQTLKDSFEGAVAARVAMDRETGSSKGFGFVDFDSEEDCKAAKEAMDDGEIDGSKVTLDYAKPKGEGGRGGGFGGRGGFGGRGGGRGGFGGRGGGRGGGFRGGRGGRGGGFRGGRGGGRGGFGDRPQGKKTKFD
- the ncl gene encoding nucleolin isoform X2, encoding MVKLAKATKKTPLKKKAPPPPKEVEEESNEEDTDDEEQAPPVKAAAKKNAAPVKAVKNGKAAAKQEDDDDDDDDDEESEEEAPPPKKTMPAKAAPTAKATPAKKAAPAEESSDDGMKTLRQNNESEEEAPPPKKGAPAKATPAKKATPAKKAASAEESDSDDDESEEEEAPPPKKAAAAKPAGKVLAAKAPAAKEESDDDDDDDDDEEEMDTTPAPKASAKKAGMVKAKEESEDDDDDDDDDDEEQETPVTPGKRKAETKKEKGTPPAKKVKTDGEGFSVFLGNLNQNKDFDELKSAISKFFSKEGLEIQDVRLGGTKKFGYVDFSSEEELQKALELNGKKLMGLPLKLDRARSKENSQENKKERDSRTLFVKNLPYSITQDELREVFDQAVDIRVPMGNNGSSRGIAYVEFKTEEIAEKMLEEAQGADVQGRSIMVDFTGEKSRQGGRSHSAPSSTSKVLVVNNLSFNATEDSLQSVFEKAVSIRIPQNNGRAKGFAFLEFESMEDAKEALENCNNTDIEGRSIRLEYSQNERERGGGRGNSGPTKTLFVKGLSEETTDQTLKDSFEGAVAARVAMDRETGSSKGFGFVDFDSEEDCKAAKEAMDDGEIDGSKVTLDYAKPKGEGGRGGGFGGRGGFGGRGGGRGGFGGRGGGRGGGFRGGRGGRGGGFRGGRGGGRGGFGDRPQGKKTKFD
- the ncl gene encoding nucleolin isoform X1, producing the protein MVKLAKATKKTPLKKKAPPPPKEVEEESNEEDTDDEEQAPPVKAAAKKNAAPVKAVKNGKAAAKQEDDDDDDDDDEESEEEAPPPKKTMPAKAAPTAKATPAKKAAPAEESSDDGMKTLRQNNESEEEAPPPKKGAPAKATPAKKATPAKKAASAEESDSDDDESEEEEAPPPKKAAAAKPAGKVLAAKAPAAKEESDDDDDDDDDEEEEMDTTPAPKASAKKAGMVKAKEESEDDDDDDDDDDEEQETPVTPGKRKAETKKEKGTPPAKKVKTDGEGFSVFLGNLNQNKDFDELKSAISKFFSKEGLEIQDVRLGGTKKFGYVDFSSEEELQKALELNGKKLMGLPLKLDRARSKENSQENKKERDSRTLFVKNLPYSITQDELREVFDQAVDIRVPMGNNGSSRGIAYVEFKTEEIAEKMLEEAQGADVQGRSIMVDFTGEKSRQGGRSHSAPSSTSKVLVVNNLSFNATEDSLQSVFEKAVSIRIPQNNGRAKGFAFLEFESMEDAKEALENCNNTDIEGRSIRLEYSQNERERGGGRGNSGPTKTLFVKGLSEETTDQTLKDSFEGAVAARVAMDRETGSSKGFGFVDFDSEEDCKAAKEAMDDGEIDGSKVTLDYAKPKGEGGRGGGFGGRGGFGGRGGGRGGFGGRGGGRGGGFRGGRGGRGGGFRGGRGGGRGGFGDRPQGKKTKFD